AAATCTTTCTCGGAGAGAAAATCTAAACAGTAACATCAAATCACAAACTACACGAAAGTTGTCTCTTTATTATGGGGATTTACCCATAAGGGAGATGCACAGAGGAAGAGAACGAACTTCATATATCCCTTTTTTACTCAATCAAGAAACAAGATCGGACGTGATTCCGGTTCGTCTCCATTTTAGTGACACTCTTCCTCAAGCAAGGCAGCCGATAAGTCATCGAAGGGTTTGTTTGAATAATGGACTGGTAACCATTACTCATTTGAAAGTTTCCCACGGTGATCTAATATCTTTTAAAGAAAATGACGCGAGAACCCGCGGTTTTGAAATAAGGAGATCTTTCTATATCGACATATCAGTTGGAAAAATCATAGGCAAATTCCTATCGGCCATATCAGTTGGAAAAAGAAGAGGCAAATTCCTACCGGCCAGAATCTGGAGAAGAACAAAAAAAGAATGGTTCCGCTTACTCACAACTCAGAGGGGATGCCGCTTACTACTCAAATCCAAGGAATTGCAAAAGTTGCGTTCTTATATGCAAGAAGAAGACTTTGAAAGAACAAAGAAGTTTGGATCCGCAAAAGTATGCTTAGGCAGTTCCTTCGCTGAGCACAACAGAATGAAGAGGAATTTGTTTCATTTCAAATACTTCTTCTTATTGAAAAGAGGGAAGGAGAAAAACCGAAATCTTCCTACTCGAACAATAAGTCCTTTTGTAGAAAAGTCTTCTTTATATAGTAATTCGACCTATTGCTCCGGATCCCCGTTTACTAGGAAGATAAgaatcaaaaggatcgaactaccTACTCATTATTCGGAGGTGAATCATAGAACACTAAAAGCTGTGGTATCTTATGGACCTAACATAGGTCACATCCCTCACGACATAAGATTGAAAGATCCAAACCTTCCTCTTCGGAGCGGAAACGGACGTGGCCAAAACATATAAAAAAAGATCGGCCTAGTCGCTCATAGGGACATATCTATCCGGATAGAGGATAGTCTAGATCAATTTTGAGAAAAATCTCTCTCTATATAGATAGGTATCTCTGTGGATAGAGATAAAGATAGGGATCCCTATAAATCGAAATATATGGAAAAAGTGCACTTTTTGACTACTACTACTATTTCTTAGACTTTTTCAAGGAAACATCGTTTTTTCGATTTTGACTGAATTGGTCGGAGCGTAGACGAGCAAGCAGAGCCCAGGAAAGAGGTCAGATCGTCATAGAGCAGTCGACTATAAGTATAAGACTGCTGGCCTGAGAGAAGGCAGTCTCTCTCGGGAAACATGGCCCaatttctcttctttcttttcacACGGGCAACAATTGGGAATAAAACAGACCATGAACATGAGTTTAAAATGTAAAAAAAAGGGAAGAGTGCATTCTCCACTTTCTTATCTCGAAAATGCGTAATATAGTGATGTCATGTGTCTGTTTCTCTGAAAAGGTGGGTCGGCCCTTAGGGCAAACAGTAGTGCCAGGTTCCATTGTGGAACGGTCGTTTGCCGGTGACCTTTGTCCGCTGTAGTACGAGTGACTGGCGCATCGCATCCAATCTCTCATGTCAATGAGTCAGTTAGAAAACAGCTCCAAATGAATCAGTGATTTCCCCTTTATTTCCCTCGGAAC
This region of Triticum urartu cultivar G1812 unplaced genomic scaffold, Tu2.1 TuUngrouped_contig_5718, whole genome shotgun sequence genomic DNA includes:
- the LOC125529600 gene encoding ribosomal protein S4, mitochondrial-like — translated: MEELGSIPFIRDVAKKTDSTKYAMPALRFKTCRLLPGNVRNRELSLIQRRILRRLRNKRRSIKRNLSRRENLNSNIKSQTTRKLSLYYGDLPIREMHRGRERTSYIPFLLNQETRSDVIPVRLHFSDTLPQARQPISHRRVCLNNGLVTITHLKVSHGDLISFKENDARTRGFEIRRSFYIDISVGKIIGKFLSAISVGKRRGKFLPARIWRRTKKEWFRLLTTQRGCRLLLKSKELQKLRSYMQEEDFERTKKFGSAKVCLGSSFAEHNRMKRNLFHFKYFFLLKRGKEKNRNLPTRTISPFVEKSSLYSNSTYCSGSPFTRKIRIKRIELPTHYSEVNHRTLKAVVSYGPNIGHIPHDIRLKDPNLPLRSGNGRGQNI